A region from the uncultured Draconibacterium sp. genome encodes:
- a CDS encoding trehalase family glycosidase gives MKKIIFALLISIPVSYCYAQQLRTEIKKNEELLELRQKLDYANALMKKGVFRDDDTQRDYFTGYAYKTLYDWDQYFESIVQIYMDWPADYIKNGVTIFLDHQQESGMIPRSVPSNKFHDAEHVKPFLSQIILLVFDNYDDNKWMTKDYFQKLKLYLDFWLYDMDGDNNGLSEWMSAPHTGLDNQHERAGWWLDRVSEGVDLNSYLVTETRAFARIAEVMGEKQIAKEYFAIAENRAEAIRTMLWDEKDGFFYDRIYEDREKIGTWRGVNELVKVKSVAGFMPLWAQIATEEQAKALVYNNLMNPEEFWTPYPVPALAKSEPGYSEKHILSDLGCSWRANTWIPTNYMVYHGLKNYGYSELATLVAVRTQQLINKAGDREYYTSESGEGRGLNPFWGWSLLGHFFMFEETVEFDVTNFIKD, from the coding sequence ATGAAAAAAATAATATTTGCCTTACTAATATCTATCCCTGTATCCTATTGCTATGCCCAGCAATTACGCACCGAGATTAAAAAAAATGAGGAACTTCTCGAATTGCGTCAAAAACTAGACTATGCCAATGCCCTAATGAAAAAGGGTGTTTTTAGAGACGATGATACTCAACGTGATTATTTTACTGGGTATGCCTATAAAACGCTGTACGATTGGGATCAATATTTTGAATCGATTGTGCAAATTTATATGGATTGGCCTGCAGATTATATCAAAAACGGTGTCACCATTTTCTTAGATCACCAGCAGGAATCGGGTATGATTCCCCGATCAGTGCCCAGTAATAAATTTCACGATGCCGAACATGTAAAACCTTTTCTATCACAAATCATCTTATTGGTTTTCGACAATTATGATGATAACAAATGGATGACTAAAGACTACTTCCAAAAATTGAAATTATACCTCGATTTTTGGCTGTACGATATGGATGGTGACAATAATGGACTCAGTGAATGGATGAGTGCTCCCCATACGGGTTTGGATAATCAACATGAACGCGCTGGATGGTGGCTTGATAGGGTAAGCGAAGGTGTTGACCTGAACAGCTACCTTGTGACGGAGACCAGAGCCTTTGCTCGGATAGCTGAAGTTATGGGTGAAAAGCAAATCGCAAAAGAGTATTTTGCAATTGCGGAGAATAGAGCCGAAGCCATAAGAACCATGTTGTGGGATGAAAAAGACGGCTTTTTCTATGATCGTATATATGAGGATAGAGAAAAAATTGGAACATGGAGAGGGGTAAATGAACTTGTAAAAGTAAAAAGTGTTGCCGGTTTTATGCCACTATGGGCTCAAATAGCAACAGAGGAACAAGCCAAAGCTCTTGTATACAATAACCTGATGAATCCGGAAGAGTTTTGGACGCCTTATCCAGTACCTGCTTTGGCAAAATCAGAACCAGGATATTCAGAAAAACATATTCTTAGTGATTTAGGGTGTAGTTGGCGTGCTAATACTTGGATACCAACAAACTACATGGTTTACCATGGATTAAAAAACTATGGATATAGTGAGTTGGCAACACTTGTTGCAGTGCGTACACAGCAACTCATAAACAAGGCTGGAGACCGAGAATATTATACATCAGAATCTGGAGAAGGCAGAGGGCTTAATCCTTTCTGGGGTTGGAGTTTGCTTGGCCACTTCTTCATGTTCGAAGAAACTGTTGAATTTGATGTTACAAACTTTATAAAAGACTAA
- a CDS encoding Gfo/Idh/MocA family oxidoreductase, whose protein sequence is MKSIDRRKFIKSSALATGGVIILPTIISSCKGKPAPSDKINVAFIGAGGKGIHAINVLKENPLMNIVAFADVDFRKAAQAFEQFPDVNRYYDFRKMLRKMGKEIDAVIISTPDHTHHYIAKYCMLKGKHVYLEKPLAHNIHEVRDLMALEKETGLVCQMGNQGHSSIGFKKLDEWINKGFLGDVNEVYAWTKADWNDAGAQRPEKQPIPKGVDWDLWLGPAAEVDYNKAYMPGRWRGWNEFGSGALGDFACHNMDAPYSALGLQCPDKVEVESTGPSLLSFPKSAKLTFHFPESKFGNKVKFSWYQGPTFLPPKPVGFEPGTPFGNNMGGTVIIGSEATVISHSHSTNPSFIPNSKHEELKSQFDTYENPGVWNDHYDNWLLAIKGEAKISSSFFDGGRLTETMLWGNIALKTNTDLNINPNTKEIINNAEATELMGYPKPRKGWEI, encoded by the coding sequence ATGAAAAGCATAGATAGACGAAAATTTATTAAAAGTAGCGCTTTAGCCACAGGTGGGGTAATTATCTTACCTACTATTATTTCTTCATGCAAAGGTAAACCTGCTCCGTCAGACAAAATAAATGTAGCCTTTATTGGTGCAGGAGGAAAAGGCATTCACGCTATAAATGTTCTAAAAGAAAACCCTCTAATGAATATTGTGGCTTTTGCTGATGTAGATTTTCGCAAAGCAGCCCAGGCATTTGAACAGTTTCCCGATGTGAATCGATACTATGATTTCCGAAAGATGCTTCGAAAAATGGGGAAGGAAATTGATGCGGTTATCATATCAACCCCAGATCATACACATCATTACATTGCCAAGTATTGCATGCTAAAAGGTAAACATGTGTATTTAGAGAAACCACTGGCACACAATATTCATGAAGTAAGAGATTTAATGGCTCTGGAGAAAGAAACCGGGCTAGTTTGTCAAATGGGAAATCAGGGGCATTCATCTATTGGTTTTAAAAAGCTTGACGAGTGGATAAATAAGGGATTTTTAGGAGACGTAAATGAAGTTTATGCTTGGACTAAAGCTGATTGGAATGATGCGGGAGCGCAGCGTCCTGAAAAACAACCAATACCTAAAGGAGTAGACTGGGATTTATGGTTAGGACCAGCAGCAGAGGTCGATTACAATAAGGCTTATATGCCGGGAAGATGGAGAGGTTGGAATGAATTCGGATCAGGTGCATTGGGTGATTTTGCCTGCCATAATATGGATGCTCCTTATTCTGCTTTAGGTTTGCAATGTCCGGATAAAGTTGAGGTAGAAAGTACAGGGCCAAGTTTGCTTTCATTCCCTAAAAGTGCAAAACTAACTTTCCATTTTCCTGAAAGTAAATTTGGAAACAAAGTGAAATTCTCTTGGTATCAGGGACCAACATTCTTACCACCAAAACCTGTAGGGTTTGAGCCGGGTACACCATTTGGTAATAACATGGGCGGAACTGTAATAATTGGTTCTGAAGCTACGGTTATCAGCCATTCACACTCAACAAACCCAAGCTTTATCCCTAATTCTAAACATGAAGAATTAAAGTCTCAATTTGACACCTACGAGAACCCAGGGGTATGGAATGATCATTACGACAATTGGCTTTTGGCCATTAAAGGTGAAGCTAAAATTAGCTCATCCTTTTTCGATGGAGGTCGTTTAACAGAAACCATGCTTTGGGGAAATATTGCTCTTAAAACAAATACTGATTTGAATATCAATCCTAATACAAAGGAAATCATCAATAACGCTGAAGCAACTGAATTAATGGGATATCCTAAACCAAGAAAAGGATGGGAAATATAG
- a CDS encoding sulfatase: protein MMNKSIFLALVAIIFIASSQLNAQNQKPNILFFYADDWGRIASVYKDSCLGRICDVVKTPTFDKVAEKGLLFTNAYFPVPQCTPCRASIATGSYFWRTGKTAFLNQQDGFEGYDAGNEFSGFGKILEDQGYFIGTSGKTLEKRWTNAELVPGEKGGYRFSLTIYNEKSKDERITKRNQLTDGYRETIQNLLKQSNDQPFFFVYGAINTHRPWIRGSGKELWGIDPDDLQGKLPEYLADVPDVRQDIADYLGEIHALDLMLQIFMEELEKAGELENTIIIATGDNGPPGFTRGKTNLYDFGTAAPLMICGPGINKPGRIISDFINLMDLTPTFIHIAGGKVPKEMDGKSIYPLLCSEKEGRIDPERNYVVFGRERHVHNSRPGNLSYPSRAIRTDSFTYIINPHSERWVQGNPYEANEIAAPHELYDLGINGLKVFRDLDASPTKAWVMSMRDNAENKKYWNWTFGNRPKEELYKNSDIYQIHNLADEPTYKNVKQELSRKLKSIRKKTNDPRLEDLFDNAPWTSPEGEIEIN, encoded by the coding sequence ATGATGAATAAAAGTATTTTTCTTGCGCTTGTTGCGATAATTTTTATTGCTTCAAGTCAACTAAATGCACAAAACCAGAAGCCCAATATTCTTTTCTTTTATGCCGATGACTGGGGTAGGATTGCCAGCGTATATAAAGATAGCTGTTTGGGTAGAATTTGTGATGTGGTAAAAACACCCACATTTGATAAAGTAGCAGAAAAAGGACTTTTGTTTACCAATGCATATTTCCCTGTACCTCAGTGTACTCCATGCCGTGCATCCATCGCTACTGGGTCTTATTTTTGGCGAACAGGAAAGACGGCCTTTTTAAATCAGCAGGATGGATTTGAAGGTTATGATGCTGGAAATGAGTTTTCTGGTTTTGGGAAGATACTTGAAGATCAGGGATACTTTATAGGCACATCCGGTAAAACATTGGAAAAAAGATGGACAAATGCAGAGCTAGTTCCCGGAGAGAAAGGAGGATATCGATTTTCTCTCACAATCTATAATGAAAAATCGAAGGATGAACGCATAACAAAAAGGAATCAGCTTACGGATGGCTATCGAGAAACGATTCAGAATTTACTAAAACAATCGAACGACCAACCATTCTTTTTTGTGTATGGTGCAATTAATACTCACCGTCCCTGGATTCGGGGATCGGGAAAGGAATTGTGGGGTATTGACCCTGATGATTTACAAGGTAAACTTCCAGAATATTTGGCTGATGTCCCTGATGTCCGCCAGGATATAGCGGACTATCTTGGTGAAATTCACGCACTGGATTTAATGCTCCAAATTTTTATGGAAGAATTGGAAAAAGCTGGAGAACTGGAAAATACAATAATAATTGCCACAGGTGACAATGGTCCTCCTGGATTTACCCGCGGCAAAACCAATTTATACGATTTTGGAACTGCAGCACCGCTTATGATTTGCGGACCAGGAATAAACAAACCTGGTAGAATTATTTCTGATTTTATAAATCTGATGGATTTAACTCCAACGTTTATTCATATTGCTGGGGGAAAAGTCCCTAAAGAAATGGATGGTAAAAGTATTTATCCATTGTTGTGCTCAGAAAAAGAAGGACGGATTGACCCTGAAAGGAACTATGTTGTATTCGGACGTGAACGGCATGTTCACAACTCCCGTCCGGGAAACCTTTCCTATCCTTCACGTGCCATTCGCACGGATAGTTTTACCTATATCATAAACCCGCATAGCGAACGCTGGGTGCAAGGTAACCCTTACGAAGCTAATGAAATAGCTGCTCCTCATGAACTATATGATTTGGGGATCAATGGTCTGAAAGTTTTCCGTGATTTGGATGCTAGTCCAACAAAGGCATGGGTAATGTCAATGCGTGACAATGCAGAGAATAAAAAATATTGGAATTGGACTTTTGGTAACCGACCCAAAGAAGAACTTTATAAAAATTCGGATATCTATCAAATACACAATCTAGCAGATGAGCCCACATACAAAAATGTGAAACAGGAGCTGTCAAGAAAATTAAAATCCATCAGAAAGAAAACAAATGACCCACGTTTAGAAGATCTTTTTGACAATGCCCCTTGGACAAGTCCTGAAGGTGAAATAGAGATCAATTAA
- a CDS encoding DUF1080 domain-containing protein, whose amino-acid sequence MKKISSTVAILFIIVQLTAQITESHDFEQPNDYPLIGDWTGKWINPKRGHEAHHPGITAQVNLINGKRYMVHILPELYNRAAHYFDVNVDEVNQQLSFDNNGWSFVFSGDSCTGYGMLHGDTTYFKMAKSDLVPPTLNLSAPANAIKLLADDSLTAWNHGDGRKVTWKMENGVLETVSAFWNAGQNRANGLGGDIETKQKFGDLKFHMEFRYAIEPGKAGQGRGNSGLFFHGVGEVQILNSYALQGYWNEAGSIYKRHPAKVNAAGPPLLWQTYDVELKMPRFNADGEKLSEAILTVRLNGKIIHNQLEMESDAAKVSIGLQDHINCLQYRNIWVLEN is encoded by the coding sequence ATGAAAAAAATAAGTTCAACAGTTGCAATACTGTTTATAATTGTACAGCTTACTGCACAAATCACCGAATCACACGATTTTGAACAGCCCAATGATTATCCTTTGATAGGAGATTGGACTGGGAAATGGATAAACCCTAAACGAGGGCATGAAGCCCATCACCCTGGCATTACCGCACAAGTAAATTTGATAAATGGGAAAAGATACATGGTGCATATTCTACCCGAGCTTTACAACAGGGCGGCTCACTACTTTGATGTTAATGTTGATGAAGTGAATCAACAATTGAGCTTTGATAACAACGGCTGGTCCTTCGTTTTTTCGGGTGATTCTTGCACCGGTTATGGAATGCTGCATGGTGATACCACTTACTTTAAAATGGCAAAATCCGATTTGGTTCCGCCAACACTAAATCTATCTGCTCCCGCAAATGCCATTAAGTTACTGGCAGACGACAGCTTGACTGCCTGGAATCATGGTGATGGGAGAAAGGTGACCTGGAAAATGGAGAACGGTGTATTGGAAACCGTTTCTGCGTTTTGGAACGCTGGTCAAAACCGCGCAAATGGCCTTGGAGGAGATATTGAAACAAAGCAAAAGTTTGGTGATCTTAAATTTCACATGGAATTTCGATATGCCATTGAACCCGGCAAAGCCGGACAAGGACGTGGAAACTCCGGTCTGTTTTTTCACGGAGTTGGTGAAGTTCAAATACTTAATAGCTATGCATTACAGGGCTATTGGAACGAAGCAGGTTCAATTTACAAACGTCATCCGGCAAAAGTGAACGCAGCTGGCCCTCCATTGCTATGGCAAACTTATGATGTAGAATTAAAAATGCCACGTTTTAATGCCGATGGTGAAAAGCTATCCGAAGCAATTTTAACTGTGCGCTTAAATGGTAAGATTATTCACAATCAACTTGAAATGGAATCAGATGCAGCCAAAGTAAGCATTGGCTTACAAGATCATATTAACTGTTTGCAGTACCGCAATATTTGGGTACTTGAAAACTGA
- a CDS encoding DUF1080 domain-containing protein, whose translation MRRNKTQYKKSINTSIFTPTLKTLVILVGLSLLTLQADAKRFKKLFNGKTLEGWTAARSLGEGDWGNFSVNRKEKAIHVYAGETHGSRQETDCLNTITEFSHYILKLEYKWLEKRFDPRVDWDRDAGLLFHVHGDRKKVWPWCIEMQIGESPADKTEKRRFHTGDLFVLGDHIQVKAHHTDGWYDPNGDIAEPRALRTKLGVEKPKGKWNKMEIHVHGSKKATFILNGEVVLEIFDFVQKADDGSTSPLEIGSIGLQAEFAELLYRKIRIKELPSE comes from the coding sequence ATGAGACGAAATAAAACACAATATAAGAAATCCATTAACACATCAATTTTTACCCCAACATTAAAAACCTTAGTTATACTTGTTGGATTATCCTTATTGACTTTACAGGCAGATGCAAAAAGATTTAAGAAACTCTTTAATGGGAAGACGCTTGAAGGCTGGACTGCCGCCAGAAGCCTAGGCGAAGGCGATTGGGGAAACTTTTCGGTAAATAGAAAAGAAAAAGCAATTCATGTGTATGCTGGTGAAACACATGGCTCCAGGCAAGAAACAGACTGTCTGAATACCATAACCGAGTTTAGCCATTATATCCTTAAGCTTGAATACAAGTGGCTCGAGAAACGATTTGATCCACGTGTTGACTGGGACCGTGATGCTGGACTCCTTTTTCATGTTCATGGCGACCGTAAAAAGGTGTGGCCCTGGTGCATCGAAATGCAAATTGGAGAATCTCCAGCTGATAAAACTGAAAAACGACGTTTCCATACTGGCGATCTGTTTGTTCTGGGCGATCATATTCAGGTTAAAGCCCATCATACCGATGGCTGGTATGATCCTAATGGTGACATAGCAGAACCTCGTGCTCTCAGAACCAAGCTTGGGGTTGAAAAACCCAAAGGCAAATGGAACAAAATGGAGATACATGTTCATGGATCAAAAAAGGCCACATTTATTTTAAATGGAGAAGTTGTTCTGGAGATTTTTGATTTTGTTCAAAAGGCTGATGATGGTTCAACTAGTCCATTAGAAATAGGCAGTATTGGTCTGCAAGCCGAATTTGCAGAATTGCTATATCGCAAAATTCGAATTAAGGAACTTCCATCGGAATAA
- a CDS encoding family 43 glycosylhydrolase, translated as MKRKDNKTIIFLLLAIMMMQQLLAENPIIRHVRTADPSAHIWDDKGTLWIYTSGDPNDSCSDYSTMDGYRAFSTTDMVNYTDHGVILHSSNISWGVPGYMFAPTFAYKNGKYYCIYPHAYENSYAKFNCGIAVSDVPQGPFTDIGILEGVTGEWIDPCVFSDTDGTMYLYWGIHQPKVAKLKDNMMELAEEPRVIEYGSDNFFEAIYMHKKDDIYYFSYNTGKGGYYAMGDNPYGPFDYIGAVNPAQEQDHHSMIEFKGQWYFFYHVQNYNGGNGCMRNTCAEYLFYNTDGTLQEVYPSLEGVAQVDAPVVSFTSPTYNQKFKAPANVMVDVNATDDKGVSKVLLYLNGQLVGKKRKAPYTWGKGHSLLNGIATGNYTLKAVAVDKDGKIGERSISFSSYTD; from the coding sequence ATGAAACGTAAAGACAATAAAACTATAATTTTTCTGCTTCTGGCAATAATGATGATGCAACAATTGCTTGCTGAAAATCCAATTATTCGTCATGTGCGTACAGCCGATCCTTCAGCCCATATTTGGGACGATAAGGGAACGCTGTGGATATATACATCCGGAGATCCTAATGATAGTTGTTCCGATTATTCAACAATGGACGGATATCGTGCATTTTCAACCACCGACATGGTAAATTATACAGATCATGGTGTAATTCTTCATTCAAGTAATATATCGTGGGGAGTACCAGGTTATATGTTCGCACCTACTTTTGCGTATAAAAACGGCAAATATTATTGCATTTATCCGCATGCCTATGAAAACTCCTATGCGAAGTTTAATTGTGGAATTGCCGTAAGCGATGTTCCTCAAGGCCCGTTTACCGATATTGGTATTCTTGAAGGAGTTACTGGAGAGTGGATTGATCCTTGTGTTTTTTCAGATACCGATGGAACTATGTATTTATATTGGGGAATACATCAACCAAAGGTTGCAAAATTGAAAGACAATATGATGGAATTGGCAGAAGAACCAAGAGTTATCGAATATGGTTCAGATAATTTCTTTGAAGCCATATACATGCACAAAAAAGATGACATCTATTATTTCTCATACAATACCGGGAAAGGTGGATATTATGCCATGGGCGATAATCCGTATGGTCCTTTCGATTATATAGGGGCAGTAAATCCAGCGCAGGAACAAGATCATCATTCAATGATTGAGTTTAAAGGGCAATGGTACTTTTTTTATCATGTGCAGAATTATAATGGAGGAAATGGATGCATGAGAAATACTTGTGCCGAATATTTATTCTACAATACAGATGGCACACTTCAAGAGGTTTATCCTAGCTTAGAAGGTGTGGCTCAGGTTGATGCTCCTGTTGTTAGTTTTACCTCTCCAACATATAACCAAAAATTTAAAGCTCCTGCTAATGTAATGGTAGATGTAAATGCAACCGATGATAAAGGTGTTTCAAAAGTTTTACTCTATTTAAATGGTCAACTCGTAGGTAAGAAAAGAAAAGCACCATATACTTGGGGTAAAGGCCATTCGCTTTTAAATGGAATAGCAACTGGTAATTATACATTAAAGGCTGTTGCTGTTGATAAAGACGGGAAAATTGGAGAAAGATCTATAAGCTTTTCAAGCTATACAGATTAA
- a CDS encoding tyrosine-type recombinase/integrase — MVIKFYLTRPEVESKLRLVCIYSRKQQLKFTTEHLVHPKYWDAKNQCVKNSMLGSDELNHLLELMKLDVFKCIRELKLEGINEWADMKISLLNYLKTGSKDGASQAQFKKDLSASFISMIYEFLGAKSAEYKPETARKYKVLEAVTLEFEKYRRSKILLSDISYPLLEEFRLYLLNVRKNRNDTIYKMLAAFKCVIRWLIKNNYTVDAKALELRQTVKVKHDIVTLNEKELAKIANTKLKPHQEAIRDCFLFQVYTGQRYSDMQQLSPDQIKGKIWRFQSIKTGKDMQVPLIGWSQMAFEIGKRYNFSLPQYAQQYFNREITKICRVAKITEPVSINRYQGSSTIQIRKPKCELISSHTARRTCVSLLLEKGVPPTVVMKLTGHSSIQTMMRYERTSNEALFNALAGL; from the coding sequence ATGGTAATTAAATTTTATCTCACCCGACCTGAGGTTGAAAGTAAATTAAGGTTGGTTTGTATCTACAGTCGTAAACAACAATTGAAGTTTACAACGGAACATCTTGTACATCCTAAATATTGGGATGCTAAGAACCAGTGCGTAAAAAACTCCATGCTTGGGAGTGATGAATTGAACCATCTTCTTGAATTAATGAAACTGGATGTTTTTAAATGCATTCGTGAACTTAAACTGGAAGGAATCAATGAATGGGCTGATATGAAAATCAGTCTTTTGAACTATCTCAAAACAGGGAGTAAGGACGGAGCTTCTCAGGCGCAATTTAAGAAGGATTTAAGCGCCTCTTTTATCTCAATGATTTATGAGTTTCTAGGTGCTAAATCGGCTGAATATAAGCCTGAAACTGCTCGTAAATACAAGGTGTTGGAAGCCGTAACTCTTGAGTTCGAAAAGTATCGGAGAAGTAAGATCTTGCTCTCTGATATTTCATATCCATTACTTGAAGAATTCAGGCTTTACTTGTTAAATGTGCGTAAGAATCGGAATGATACTATCTACAAAATGCTTGCTGCTTTTAAATGTGTGATCAGGTGGTTGATTAAAAACAACTACACCGTTGATGCAAAAGCTTTGGAACTGCGCCAAACAGTAAAAGTGAAGCATGATATCGTTACCCTTAATGAAAAAGAGCTTGCTAAAATCGCTAATACCAAATTAAAACCACATCAGGAGGCTATACGCGATTGTTTCTTGTTTCAGGTGTATACTGGTCAACGGTATTCAGATATGCAGCAATTGTCGCCTGATCAAATCAAAGGGAAAATATGGAGATTTCAATCCATTAAAACCGGAAAGGATATGCAGGTTCCTTTGATTGGTTGGAGTCAAATGGCGTTTGAGATAGGGAAGAGGTATAACTTTTCGCTCCCACAGTATGCTCAGCAGTATTTTAACCGCGAAATCACTAAGATTTGTCGTGTTGCTAAAATTACCGAACCAGTTTCGATCAATCGCTATCAGGGGAGCTCAACTATTCAAATCAGAAAGCCGAAATGTGAGCTGATTTCTTCACACACGGCCCGGCGAACCTGTGTTAGTTTATTACTTGAAAAAGGTGTGCCTCCAACTGTGGTTATGAAATTAACTGGGCACTCAAGCATCCAAACCATGATGCGATATGAGCGTACATCAAATGAAGCTTTGTTTAATGCATTAGCTGGATTGTAA
- a CDS encoding JAB domain-containing protein has product MGHALINPAPTGTFMQYQLSEIEVKYNPEIKPSERMKITGSKDAEKAFRQIWEQPLQHRESFYVLFLNRGNRVLGFFLVSLGGISGTVVDQKLIFQTALKVNACSVIACHNHPSGNLEPSQADINITRKIKESGELLDIPLLDHLIICQENYRSLADDGYL; this is encoded by the coding sequence ATGGGACACGCCTTAATAAATCCAGCGCCCACTGGTACATTTATGCAATATCAACTATCTGAGATCGAAGTTAAGTACAATCCTGAAATCAAACCATCGGAGCGTATGAAGATTACAGGTTCCAAAGATGCGGAGAAAGCCTTTCGTCAGATATGGGAGCAACCATTACAGCACCGTGAAAGCTTTTACGTATTATTCCTGAACCGTGGGAATCGTGTATTGGGCTTCTTTCTCGTCTCGTTAGGCGGTATTTCCGGGACTGTAGTCGATCAGAAGCTTATATTCCAAACCGCTCTTAAAGTCAACGCATGCTCTGTTATCGCCTGTCACAACCACCCATCAGGGAATCTGGAACCGAGCCAGGCTGATATTAACATCACCCGAAAAATTAAGGAGTCCGGGGAGTTGTTGGATATTCCGTTACTCGACCATCTCATCATTTGTCAGGAGAACTATCGTTCGCTGGCTGATGACGGTTACCTTTAA